The following coding sequences lie in one Yoonia sp. G8-12 genomic window:
- the iolG gene encoding inositol 2-dehydrogenase, with product MINIGILGCGRIGQVHGTTLTAMTNARAVAVADAVPAAAEALAAKLGAKAMDADALINDPGIDAVIIGTPTTTHYDLIQQAAAAGKAIFCEKPIDLSVARIHDCLAAVAKAGVPFMTAFNRRFDPNFAHLQRQIADQVIGNVELVTILSRDPSPPPIGYIKTSGGIFRDMMIHDLDMARFLLGEEPAELTAAGSCLVDPEIGQAGDFDTAVVTLKTASGKICQISNSRRATYGYDQRIEVHGSTGMLRADNMLENTVELSNAHGMCKAATQPFFLERYAAAYRAEMEHFVAALISGAPTTPTGEDGLRAQILADAADAAARDGLRKVL from the coding sequence TTGATTAATATTGGTATTTTGGGATGTGGCCGGATTGGTCAGGTCCATGGTACGACACTGACGGCCATGACGAATGCGCGCGCTGTCGCTGTGGCCGATGCCGTGCCTGCAGCGGCTGAAGCCTTGGCCGCCAAGCTGGGTGCGAAAGCCATGGATGCGGACGCGCTCATCAACGATCCCGGCATTGATGCGGTGATTATCGGCACGCCGACGACCACGCATTATGATCTGATCCAACAGGCCGCTGCAGCGGGCAAAGCCATTTTCTGTGAAAAGCCGATTGATCTGTCGGTCGCGCGGATCCACGATTGTCTGGCCGCCGTTGCAAAAGCAGGCGTGCCGTTCATGACGGCCTTCAACCGCCGTTTTGATCCGAACTTTGCACATCTACAGCGCCAGATTGCGGATCAAGTCATTGGAAACGTTGAACTTGTGACGATCCTGTCGCGCGATCCTTCGCCGCCACCCATTGGCTATATCAAGACATCCGGCGGGATATTCCGCGACATGATGATCCACGATCTGGATATGGCGCGCTTTTTGCTGGGCGAGGAACCTGCGGAACTGACGGCGGCCGGATCGTGCCTTGTTGATCCTGAAATCGGGCAGGCGGGTGATTTTGACACCGCTGTCGTGACGCTGAAAACCGCAAGCGGCAAGATCTGCCAGATCTCGAACTCGCGCCGTGCAACCTATGGCTATGACCAGCGGATCGAGGTGCATGGCAGCACAGGTATGTTGCGCGCCGATAACATGCTGGAAAACACCGTCGAACTGTCCAACGCGCACGGCATGTGCAAAGCGGCCACGCAGCCGTTTTTCCTGGAACGCTATGCCGCTGCGTATCGCGCCGAGATGGAACATTTCGTTGCGGCGTTGATCTCAGGGGCTCCGACGACACCCACGGGCGAAGACGGGTTGCGCGCACAGATATTGGCAGACGCCGCAGATGCGGCTGCACGCGACGGGTTGCGCAAAGTGCTGTAG
- a CDS encoding class II fructose-bisphosphate aldolase, with protein MTLVTLKDVLQPALQGGYAVGGLVTLGWEDMRAFVAAAEAENCAVILQAGPGCRAHTPLPVLGKMFRYLAEQASVPVVAHLDHGYTYDECSEALDAGFTSLMFDGSRKSLKDNIKETLQVAEIAHKAGISCEGEIGFVGYAGGENSAGTDPAEAAIFAAETGIDAMAISVGNVHLQQDKEGGLDEARIAAIQAVTPVPLVIHGGSGVPVDQRRRLAKTTNICKFNIGTELRMAFGAAMREAVNADPDRFDRVAILKETHDPVMAAARTVLRNLKG; from the coding sequence ATGACACTTGTGACGTTGAAAGACGTGCTTCAGCCCGCATTGCAGGGTGGCTATGCGGTGGGCGGGCTTGTCACCCTTGGCTGGGAAGACATGCGCGCCTTTGTAGCAGCAGCAGAGGCCGAAAATTGCGCCGTGATCCTGCAAGCGGGGCCGGGGTGCCGCGCGCACACGCCGCTGCCGGTGTTGGGCAAGATGTTCCGCTATCTGGCTGAACAGGCCAGCGTGCCGGTCGTGGCGCATTTGGACCACGGCTATACCTATGATGAATGCTCCGAGGCGCTCGATGCAGGGTTTACGTCACTGATGTTTGACGGCTCGCGGAAATCGTTGAAAGATAACATCAAAGAGACACTGCAAGTCGCTGAAATCGCGCATAAAGCAGGTATATCTTGTGAAGGCGAGATTGGCTTTGTCGGCTATGCTGGCGGCGAAAATTCCGCCGGAACGGACCCTGCGGAGGCTGCGATTTTTGCCGCAGAAACCGGCATTGATGCGATGGCGATTTCGGTGGGCAACGTCCATCTGCAACAAGATAAAGAAGGCGGGCTGGACGAGGCGCGGATCGCGGCCATTCAGGCAGTGACACCTGTGCCCTTGGTGATCCACGGGGGTTCCGGCGTGCCTGTGGACCAGCGCAGGCGACTGGCAAAGACCACAAATATTTGCAAATTCAACATCGGCACCGAATTGCGGATGGCCTTTGGCGCCGCAATGCGCGAAGCGGTGAACGCAGATCCTGATCGTTTTGATCGCGTCGCGATTTTGAAAGAAACCCATGATCCTGTGATGGCAGCGGCCCGCACAGTCCTGCGAAATTTGAAGGGGTAG
- a CDS encoding 5-deoxy-glucuronate isomerase has protein sequence MHIPPFDNQNKPIVDVDDPTVPLNYFNIVKLKKGQAFEYAVPGYETCIVPATGTIDIEIEGFKANGIGERVADVWDGEPEGVYVPVGAKATMVCTSDEAEVFVCGARYDKVLDAFAVRSDELDLVQYGSDDTKTHRKIKHILGTKYHDKVGRLLVSELFTVGEGGWSGFPSHKHDTDRLPDETRHDETYNFRFKPNHGSGVQMLQREDGKAGDAYHIVDGSTICLDSGYHPCAVLPGYQMYYFTILGGLSQRSLIQYFQPSHAYQIETIPGIKDMIAKFK, from the coding sequence ATGCACATCCCACCCTTTGACAACCAGAACAAACCGATCGTGGATGTGGATGATCCAACGGTGCCGCTCAACTATTTCAACATCGTGAAGCTGAAGAAGGGGCAGGCGTTCGAATATGCTGTGCCGGGGTATGAGACCTGCATCGTACCGGCAACAGGCACCATTGATATTGAGATCGAAGGGTTCAAGGCCAACGGAATTGGCGAACGCGTCGCGGATGTCTGGGATGGCGAACCTGAGGGCGTTTATGTGCCCGTGGGCGCGAAAGCCACGATGGTCTGTACCTCAGATGAGGCAGAAGTGTTTGTCTGCGGCGCGCGCTACGACAAGGTGCTGGATGCGTTCGCTGTCCGGTCCGATGAACTGGATCTGGTGCAATACGGATCGGACGACACCAAAACACACCGCAAAATAAAGCACATCCTTGGCACCAAATACCACGACAAGGTGGGGCGGTTGCTGGTGTCCGAACTCTTTACCGTGGGCGAGGGCGGCTGGTCCGGTTTTCCATCCCACAAACATGACACCGACCGTCTGCCGGACGAGACGCGCCACGACGAGACCTATAATTTCCGGTTCAAGCCCAACCACGGCTCTGGCGTGCAGATGTTGCAACGCGAGGACGGCAAGGCGGGCGATGCCTATCACATCGTGGATGGTTCCACGATCTGTCTCGATAGCGGCTATCACCCCTGTGCGGTGCTGCCGGGGTATCAAATGTATTATTTCACCATTCTGGGCGGGCTGTCACAGCGCAGCCTGATCCAGTATTTCCAGCCGTCGCATGCGTACCAGATCGAAACGATCCCGGGTATCAAAGACATGATCGCCAAGTTCAAATGA
- the iolC gene encoding 5-dehydro-2-deoxygluconokinase: MAALIDGIRANNFVVVGRAGIDLYTDPGVATEDAETVTVGLGGSSANIAVGICKLGGQASLVTRVSDDSIGSYCLGQLKRYGVGTEYVTPVGGEYRNSLAFYESRVAGHRNVIYRNGAADFQMDADDVAAVDYAKFGALITAGTVFAAEPSRSATFDAFTRAKAAGLPIIFDVDYRPYSWPSAQVAEEVLSRAAAQSDMIVGNDEEFGFMAGGIEKGLDKARALAESTATIVIYKMGEKGAITFADGAEIHTGIWPVDALKPTGAGDSFMAGLVTGLAEGQDLRDAILRGSACASVTVSRPGCAPAMADTATLTTFMADHPGPTDA, from the coding sequence ATGGCGGCGCTGATTGACGGCATTCGCGCCAATAACTTTGTGGTCGTGGGGCGCGCAGGCATCGACCTCTATACCGATCCCGGTGTTGCGACCGAAGATGCCGAAACCGTGACCGTTGGCCTTGGCGGATCATCCGCCAATATTGCGGTGGGGATCTGCAAACTGGGCGGGCAGGCATCGCTTGTCACCCGCGTGTCTGATGACAGCATCGGCAGTTATTGTTTGGGGCAGCTGAAACGCTATGGCGTGGGCACCGAATATGTCACGCCTGTGGGCGGGGAATACCGCAACTCGCTGGCGTTTTATGAAAGCCGCGTCGCGGGTCATCGCAACGTGATCTACCGCAACGGGGCGGCCGATTTCCAGATGGATGCGGATGATGTGGCGGCTGTGGATTACGCCAAATTCGGCGCGTTGATCACAGCGGGCACGGTGTTCGCCGCCGAACCATCGCGCAGTGCCACATTTGATGCCTTCACGCGCGCCAAAGCCGCCGGACTGCCTATTATCTTTGACGTGGATTACCGCCCGTATTCATGGCCGTCCGCCCAAGTCGCCGAAGAGGTGCTGAGCCGCGCTGCAGCCCAATCAGACATGATTGTCGGCAATGACGAGGAATTCGGCTTTATGGCCGGCGGGATTGAGAAGGGTTTGGACAAAGCCCGCGCGCTGGCCGAAAGCACCGCCACGATTGTGATCTATAAGATGGGCGAAAAAGGCGCGATTACCTTTGCGGATGGTGCCGAAATCCATACCGGTATCTGGCCGGTGGACGCGCTGAAACCCACAGGGGCAGGGGATAGCTTTATGGCCGGTCTGGTCACGGGGCTGGCCGAGGGGCAGGACTTGCGCGATGCGATCTTGCGCGGCTCGGCCTGTGCCTCTGTTACCGTGTCCCGTCCGGGCTGTGCGCCTGCGATGGCAGACACGGCAACTTTGACGACATTCATGGCCGACCACCCCGGCCCGACCGACGCATGA